One window of the Eucalyptus grandis isolate ANBG69807.140 chromosome 8, ASM1654582v1, whole genome shotgun sequence genome contains the following:
- the LOC104416611 gene encoding serine carboxypeptidase-like 20 has translation MSFENFYTRADMIILKFICSVTLALLLTVSYVRAAPKESLITSLPGFDGTLPSEHYAGYVSIYGSPGKKNLFYYFIASERKPSKDPLLLWLNGGPGCSSFDGFIYEHGPFKFHAGKPKGSLPLLHLNPFSWSKVSNIIYLDSPCGVGLSYSDNPKNYVTGDLQTASDTHAFLLKWFELYPEFLSNPFYISGESYAGVYVPTLASEVVKGIQIGEMPLINFKGYLVGNGATDEKFDGNALVPFTFGMGLISIDIYEAYQTTCGGKFYDPPSETCQKNLEKVERAVSGLNFYGILEPCYRNSETKNGSENKNMPLGFHQMGMNKKPLPKQTRKFGRASRFWTTRDAGASSPGSQEEVHVECVDDEAAVAWLNDEAVRKAIHAAPASVAGSWWICASRVSYSGDTGSMIPYHKNLTSQGYRVLIYSGDHDMTVPFTGTQAWTRSLGYKIIDEWRPWMTDDQVAGYLQGYDNNFTFLTIKGAGHMVPQTKPREALEFFSRWLDGKPI, from the exons ATGAGCTTCGAGAATTTCTATACTCGTGCAGACATGATAATCTTAAAGTTCATATGCAGCGTTACACTTGCCTTGCTTCTCACTGTTTCGTATGTTAGAGCAGCACCTAAGGAATCTCTCATAACTTCTTTGCCTGGCTTCGATGGAACTCTCCCTTCTGAACATTATGCAGG GTATGTTTCTATATATGGAAGTCCTGGAAAAAAGAACTTGTTTTACTATTTCATTGCTTCAGAAAGAAAACCTTCAAAAGACCCTCTATTACTGTGGCTTAATGGTGGACCTGGGTGCTCCAGCTTTGATGGCTTCATCTATGAACATG GACCATTTAAATTCCACGCTGGAAAGCCAAAGGGAAGCTTGCCCCTATTGCACCTCAACCCGTTCAGCTGGTCCAAG GTCTCCAACATAATATATCTGGATTCTCCATGTGGCGTCGGTTTATCTTACTCCGATAATCCAAAGAATTATGTGACGGGAGACCTACAGACTGCCTCTGATACGCATGCGTTTCTTCTCAAG TGGTTCGAACTTTATCCAGAGTTCCTTTCAAATCCATTCTATATTTCTGGAGAGTCTTATGCTGGAGTTTATGTGCCAACTCTTGCTTCGGAAGTGGTAAAAG GAATTCAAATTGGTGAAATGCCTCTTATCAATTTCAAG GGTTACCTGGTAGGAAATGGGGCCACAGATGAAAAATTTGATGGCAATGCTCTTGtgccttttacttttggaaTGGGGCTGATTTCAATTGACATATACGAG GCTTACCAAACCACATGCGGTGGGAAATTCTATGATCCTCCGAGTGAAACCTGTCAGAAGAATCTTGAGAAAGTTGAACGG GCTGTCTCAGGTCTAAACTTTTATGGCATTCTCGAGCCATGCTATCGTAATTCAGAGACCAAGAACggaagtgaaaacaaaaatatgcCTCTGGGCTTCCATCAAATGGGGATGAACAAGAAGCCTCTCCCAAAGCAAACAAGAAAGTTTGGTCGAGCTTCACGTTTTTGGACCACAAGAGATGCTGGAGCTTCAAGCCCTGGATCACAGGAAGAGGTTCACGTTGAATGTGTG GATGATGAAGCTGCAGTTGCATGGTTGAATGATGAAGCAGTTCGCAAAGCTATTCATGCAGCACCG GCAAGCGTGGCAGGTTCTTGGTGGATATGTGCCAGTAGAGTCAGTTATTCAGGTGATACTGGAAGCATGATCCCTTACCACAAAAACTTAACTTCCCAGGGTTACCGAGTGCTCATATACAG TGGAGATCATGATATGACAGTACCGTTCACTGGGACTCAAGCATGGACCAGATCATTGGGATACAAGATCATTGATGAATGGAGGCCTTGGATGACTGATGATCAAGTCGCAGG GTATCTGCAAGGATATGACAACAACTTCACATTCTTAACAATCAAG GGAGCTGGGCACATGGTCCCTCAAACCAAGCCACGAGAGGCATTGGAGTTTTTTAGTCGCTGGTTAGATGGAAAACCAATATAG